From Pseudoalteromonas rubra, one genomic window encodes:
- a CDS encoding response regulator, giving the protein MQKVLIIEDEKKLAAILGKYVTQAGYELQMVHDGAQALVAVESFDPDIILLDLMLPNVDGIVICREVRRNSMVPIIMTTAKAEEIDRLLGLEVGADDYVCKPYSPREVVARVKAILRRVGASTPQSEQLLLDENTLFVTYQNNSVELTQVEFVLLQTLVAYPGRIYNRSRLMDNIYDDDRIVSDRTIDSHIKKIRKKLSQLSPNSEFIHSIYGAGYKYELTDNS; this is encoded by the coding sequence ATGCAAAAAGTACTGATCATAGAAGACGAGAAAAAGCTTGCGGCTATTTTGGGCAAGTACGTCACTCAGGCGGGCTATGAATTACAGATGGTCCATGATGGCGCCCAGGCGTTGGTTGCCGTTGAGAGCTTTGATCCCGATATTATATTACTCGATTTGATGCTACCTAATGTCGATGGCATTGTTATCTGTCGGGAAGTGCGGCGTAACTCCATGGTGCCCATTATCATGACGACCGCCAAAGCGGAAGAGATAGATCGCTTACTTGGCCTTGAAGTGGGAGCTGATGATTACGTGTGCAAACCTTACAGCCCAAGAGAGGTTGTGGCACGGGTCAAAGCCATCTTGCGTCGGGTGGGGGCCAGCACACCACAATCAGAGCAGTTGCTGCTTGATGAAAACACCCTGTTTGTAACCTACCAAAATAATTCTGTTGAACTGACGCAGGTGGAGTTTGTGTTGTTACAAACTCTGGTGGCATACCCCGGACGAATTTATAACCGTTCGCGTTTGATGGACAATATTTACGATGATGACCGCATCGTCAGTGATCGTACGATAGACAGTCATATCAAAAAAATTCGCAAAAAGTTGTCTCAATTGTCCCCGAACAGTGAGTTCATCCACTCTATTTATGGCGCGGGTTACA
- a CDS encoding ATP-binding protein — MKLTIRHKLLAILLLVNTVLIMAIYFANQTAFEKSFQDYIQQNSRARLVALLPSIRDNYARYGEEWVFHRHPAWHQLVEELRGNVTSATNARSASSYDSYDSPAMHRPRRPFDHEGRRPGREGRRLRSEDSKKPHYKRRSDKETGFDAERPAKGEGSARPERRRRPPRGHGDNGSGRLVYKNAAGEQVIGSLTTTRTTLWVPVYQFDKTDAPLLGYVGLEDGLVISNRFDSLFAERQKKWFMYIAITALIASSLLAIPFSHYLVAPVLALRRAAQNLASGDYQSNLNTDSNDELGMLARDLNTLSETLRENQQARQQWIADISHELRTPIAVFKAELEGMIDGVIETDPAQLQSLHEEIGRLTQLVDDLHQLSMSDRGSLSYQMAPHCLGELVEQTFGNHQAQLANRHFKYQLKGNTQSLMDCDDRRMAQLFGNLMQNTLRYTDSDQNNPGQILVTIEQHGKQIEIVWQDSSPGVEPGLLDKLFDRLYRVKQSRDRASGGSGLGLAICTSIVQAHNGTIKARESELGGLAVVMRFS; from the coding sequence ATGAAACTGACAATACGGCACAAGCTGCTGGCTATTTTGCTGTTGGTCAACACCGTATTGATCATGGCGATCTACTTTGCCAATCAGACTGCTTTTGAGAAGAGCTTCCAGGACTATATTCAGCAAAATAGCCGTGCCCGACTGGTCGCCTTACTGCCTTCTATTCGAGATAATTACGCACGCTACGGTGAGGAGTGGGTGTTTCATCGTCATCCGGCCTGGCATCAGCTGGTTGAAGAGCTGAGAGGAAATGTAACCAGCGCCACCAATGCCAGATCTGCGTCATCGTATGATAGCTACGACAGTCCTGCTATGCATCGGCCGCGTCGGCCGTTTGATCATGAGGGGCGGCGGCCTGGACGTGAAGGACGAAGATTGCGCAGCGAGGATAGCAAAAAGCCCCACTATAAACGACGTTCAGACAAAGAGACAGGGTTTGATGCTGAGCGGCCGGCAAAGGGCGAAGGTAGTGCACGTCCGGAAAGACGCCGCAGGCCGCCCAGAGGACATGGGGACAATGGTAGTGGTCGTCTGGTGTATAAAAATGCGGCCGGAGAGCAAGTGATTGGCTCGCTTACAACAACCCGAACCACTCTTTGGGTGCCTGTATATCAATTTGACAAAACCGATGCGCCTTTGCTTGGGTATGTTGGGCTTGAAGACGGTCTGGTGATCAGCAACCGGTTCGATAGCTTATTTGCCGAGCGTCAAAAAAAATGGTTTATGTACATCGCTATCACCGCTTTGATTGCGTCGAGCTTATTGGCCATTCCGTTTAGCCATTATCTGGTTGCCCCTGTGCTGGCGTTACGTCGCGCAGCACAAAACCTGGCAAGCGGTGATTATCAGAGCAATTTAAACACGGACAGTAACGATGAGTTGGGCATGCTCGCCCGGGATCTGAACACTCTGTCCGAGACCTTGCGAGAAAACCAGCAAGCCAGGCAACAGTGGATCGCCGATATCTCTCATGAACTGCGCACGCCAATCGCCGTTTTCAAAGCAGAATTAGAAGGGATGATCGATGGGGTGATAGAAACGGATCCCGCGCAGTTGCAGTCGTTGCACGAGGAAATTGGCCGGCTGACTCAGTTGGTGGATGATTTACACCAGTTATCCATGTCTGACAGAGGCTCGTTAAGCTATCAAATGGCACCACATTGTCTGGGCGAGCTGGTCGAGCAAACCTTTGGCAATCATCAGGCACAGCTTGCCAATCGTCATTTTAAATATCAGCTGAAGGGAAACACGCAGAGTTTGATGGACTGTGATGACAGGCGCATGGCACAATTATTCGGCAACCTGATGCAAAACACCTTGCGGTACACCGATTCTGATCAGAACAATCCTGGCCAAATATTGGTGACGATTGAACAGCATGGGAAGCAAATTGAGATAGTCTGGCAGGATAGCTCGCCCGGGGTAGAACCCGGACTGCTAGACAAGTTGTTCGATCGATTATACCGGGTCAAACAGTCCAGAGATCGCGCCTCGGGGGGCTCAGGCCTGGGGCTGGCTATCTGTACTAGTATCGTGCAGGCGCATAATGGCACGATCAAGGCTCGCGAAAGTGAACTTGGCGGTTTGGCTGTGGTGATGCGGTTTTCTTAA
- a CDS encoding PilZ domain-containing protein, producing the protein MIHEDKRRFMRMMVNTQAQLTVLSSGHKLHGTCHDLSATGLSIIVEEPLEVNEMLDVFIDSHGGSVPPLNAHVKVIRCGNNSEGEGYMLGLEIVQFN; encoded by the coding sequence ATGATACATGAGGATAAAAGGCGCTTTATGCGCATGATGGTCAATACACAGGCACAGTTAACCGTGTTGTCCTCGGGGCACAAACTGCACGGTACTTGTCACGACTTAAGTGCCACGGGATTATCAATCATTGTTGAGGAACCACTCGAGGTCAACGAAATGCTGGATGTGTTTATTGATAGCCATGGTGGATCAGTTCCTCCGCTCAACGCACATGTTAAAGTCATCCGGTGTGGTAACAACAGCGAAGGTGAAGGCTATATGCTTGGCCTGGAAATCGTGCAGTTTAATTAG
- a CDS encoding response regulator, producing MKTPHVLVVDDEYFNFEMLSMALSDAFKFSYAESGKSCLSNAIADPPDVILLDVCMPGLDGYDTCRMLKNTPETRDIPVLMVSGLESDQEKQAGFDAGCDAYVVKPFSMQSLSEKIKNMVQIIPR from the coding sequence ATGAAAACGCCGCATGTGCTAGTGGTTGACGACGAGTATTTCAATTTTGAGATGCTTTCAATGGCTTTGTCAGACGCATTTAAATTTAGCTATGCTGAATCGGGTAAGAGCTGCCTGTCGAATGCGATTGCCGATCCGCCAGATGTGATCCTGCTCGATGTATGTATGCCAGGGCTGGATGGGTATGATACCTGTCGGATGTTGAAGAATACGCCTGAAACTCGTGATATTCCCGTACTCATGGTGTCGGGCCTGGAGTCTGATCAGGAGAAACAGGCGGGCTTTGATGCCGGCTGTGATGCCTATGTGGTTAAGCCCTTTTCCATGCAATCCTTATCTGAGAAAATAAAAAATATGGTGCAAATTATTCCAAGGTAA
- the hrpA gene encoding ATP-dependent RNA helicase HrpA produces MDLQSLYSNIADCLKKDQFLFKKRLQGVKKIKDEAKQQKVITQITRDIAHSQTLRVKRLAGLPSVQYPEALPVSQKKDDIKKAIAENQVVIVAGETGSGKTTQLPKICLELGRGVDGYIGHTQPRRLAARSVSNRIAEELNCELGQEVGFKIRFSDQVSDKSYIKLMTDGILLAEIQQDRYLNQYDTIIIDEAHERSLNIDFILGYLKNLLPKRPDLKVIITSATIDPERFSKHFNNAPIIEVSGRTYPVEVRYRPVIDASGDESEAENDQLQGIFDAVDELCAEGSGDILIFMNGEREIRDTADALSKRNLKGVEILPLYARLSNAEQNRIFAAHSHRRIVLSTNVAETSLTVPGIRYVIDPGTARISRYSYRTKVQRLPIEAVSQASANQRMGRCGRVAAGVCIRLYSEEDFLGRPEFTDPEILRTNLASVILQMLALGLGDIKRFPFVQAPDNRNITDGVSLLEELGAVKPAARREQTSLTQTGRKLSRLPIDPRLARMVLAGAPLGALREVIIIAAALSIQDPRERPQEKRGAADEKHGRFEDADSDFMAFLNLWQYLEEQQEALSRSQFRKQCQKDFLAYMRVREWQDIVYQLTTVCTEMGLKASGNEASFEAIHQALLSGMLSHIGQKDEKKFYKGARNSQFHIFPGSGLFKKSPKWVMAAELVETSKLYARINAKIDVNWVAPLAEHLVKRSYSEPHWEKKQGCVIAFEQQTLYGLIIVGKKRTVYSQIEPVLCRELFIKEALVAQQLGQNEAFLQHNQALIEDIQDLENKARRRDILVDEHMMQAFYEARIPADVNNRAAFNHWWKDKKKADKRFLHMDRDALMQHEASHITALDYPDVWQQGNLMLPLSYHFEPGQPVDGVTVNIPLPLLNQVASEGFDWHIPALRHDLICSLIKSLPKSLRRNFVPAPNYADAVLAAIEPMQGGFLEALANRLLRMTGVKVDVEAFDLSALESHLKMQFQVLDEHNKVIAHGYDLDVLKAKLQGKVTQTLSKVAEKGIEQEGLTEWSFGDLPSEYTKKQGGYEIKAFPALVDNEQSTSISLFDHPLKAQQAHRLGLRRLVMLNVPSPVKYLQQHLPNKAKLGLYFNPFGKINDLIDDCTAAGIDALLGDYSAIRSEQDFEQAKEHVRAELGDKVVEIASAVEQVLSIAHGINKRMKGRVDLTMITAHGDIKSQLESLIFKGFVSQHGAHKLPDLLRYMKAIEKRLEKLPVDPNRDRLCVLELEKVASAYTDKCNKQPKGIPMPATLDEIFWMQQELRVSLFAQTLGTPYPISAKRITNALNEIE; encoded by the coding sequence GTGGATTTGCAGTCGTTGTATTCGAACATAGCGGATTGCCTCAAAAAGGATCAGTTTCTCTTTAAAAAGCGTCTTCAGGGCGTCAAAAAAATAAAAGACGAAGCGAAACAGCAAAAGGTAATCACTCAGATAACGCGTGATATAGCGCACAGCCAAACGCTCAGAGTAAAGCGCCTGGCTGGCCTGCCGAGTGTGCAATACCCCGAAGCACTGCCTGTAAGTCAGAAAAAAGACGATATTAAAAAAGCCATTGCTGAGAACCAGGTCGTCATAGTTGCGGGTGAGACTGGCTCAGGTAAAACCACTCAGTTACCTAAAATTTGCCTGGAGCTGGGTCGTGGCGTTGATGGCTATATTGGCCACACTCAGCCCCGTCGTCTGGCTGCACGTAGCGTGTCCAACCGTATTGCCGAAGAGCTTAATTGTGAGCTTGGTCAGGAAGTGGGTTTTAAGATCCGTTTTAGCGATCAAGTTTCCGACAAAAGTTATATCAAGCTGATGACCGATGGTATTTTGCTCGCTGAGATCCAGCAAGACAGATACCTGAATCAGTACGATACAATTATTATCGATGAAGCCCACGAGCGCAGTCTGAACATCGACTTTATTCTCGGCTACCTGAAAAACCTGCTCCCTAAACGTCCCGATCTGAAAGTGATCATCACCTCAGCGACCATAGATCCGGAGCGTTTTTCAAAACACTTTAATAATGCACCTATTATAGAAGTCTCGGGACGCACTTATCCGGTAGAAGTGCGCTACCGACCGGTGATTGATGCCAGTGGAGATGAAAGCGAAGCCGAAAACGATCAATTGCAGGGCATTTTTGATGCTGTTGATGAGCTGTGCGCTGAGGGTTCCGGTGATATTCTTATCTTTATGAATGGTGAGCGAGAAATCCGCGATACCGCGGACGCACTGAGCAAGCGCAATCTTAAAGGGGTTGAGATATTACCTTTGTATGCTCGCTTGTCGAATGCGGAGCAGAATCGCATCTTTGCCGCACATAGCCATCGCCGTATTGTACTTTCAACCAACGTTGCAGAAACCTCTCTGACGGTACCCGGGATCCGCTACGTAATCGATCCGGGTACTGCGCGGATCAGCCGCTATAGTTACCGAACCAAAGTACAGAGACTACCTATTGAGGCTGTCTCTCAGGCCAGTGCAAATCAGCGTATGGGTCGATGTGGCCGGGTTGCTGCGGGTGTGTGTATCCGTTTGTATTCCGAGGAAGATTTCCTGGGCCGTCCTGAATTTACCGACCCCGAGATTCTGCGTACCAACCTGGCATCAGTTATTTTGCAAATGCTGGCGCTGGGTTTGGGTGACATTAAGCGCTTTCCCTTTGTTCAGGCACCAGACAACCGCAACATCACAGATGGTGTCAGTTTGCTCGAAGAGCTGGGGGCGGTTAAGCCAGCAGCCAGACGTGAACAAACCTCATTGACTCAGACTGGCCGTAAACTGAGCCGTTTGCCTATCGATCCTCGCCTCGCGCGTATGGTACTGGCTGGTGCGCCTTTAGGGGCGTTACGTGAAGTGATCATCATTGCAGCCGCTTTGTCTATCCAGGACCCCAGGGAGCGACCGCAGGAAAAACGCGGCGCAGCGGATGAAAAACATGGTCGGTTCGAAGATGCAGATTCGGACTTCATGGCGTTTCTTAACTTGTGGCAGTATCTGGAAGAGCAGCAAGAGGCGCTGAGTCGTAGCCAGTTCAGAAAGCAGTGTCAGAAGGACTTTTTGGCCTATATGCGGGTGAGAGAGTGGCAGGATATTGTTTACCAGCTAACCACAGTCTGCACTGAGATGGGATTAAAGGCGTCTGGTAATGAGGCGAGCTTCGAGGCCATTCACCAGGCGTTATTGAGCGGGATGCTAAGTCACATTGGTCAAAAAGACGAGAAGAAATTTTACAAGGGCGCTCGTAACAGCCAGTTTCATATTTTCCCGGGGTCAGGCCTGTTTAAAAAGAGCCCTAAATGGGTAATGGCAGCCGAATTGGTGGAAACCAGTAAGCTGTACGCCCGTATTAACGCCAAGATTGATGTGAACTGGGTTGCACCACTGGCGGAGCATCTGGTTAAGCGCAGTTACAGTGAACCACACTGGGAAAAGAAACAGGGCTGTGTCATCGCATTTGAACAACAAACCCTGTATGGATTGATCATAGTGGGTAAAAAGCGCACAGTGTACAGTCAGATTGAGCCCGTACTGTGTCGCGAATTATTCATAAAAGAAGCGCTGGTTGCTCAGCAATTAGGGCAAAACGAAGCCTTTTTACAGCACAATCAGGCCTTGATTGAAGACATTCAGGATCTGGAAAATAAAGCCCGTCGCCGTGATATTCTGGTTGATGAGCATATGATGCAGGCCTTTTATGAAGCGCGGATCCCGGCTGATGTTAATAATCGCGCTGCTTTTAATCACTGGTGGAAAGATAAGAAAAAAGCCGATAAACGATTTTTACACATGGATCGGGATGCCTTGATGCAGCACGAAGCGTCGCATATTACGGCGTTAGATTATCCCGATGTGTGGCAGCAGGGTAACCTGATGCTGCCCTTGAGCTACCACTTTGAGCCGGGTCAGCCGGTTGATGGTGTAACGGTAAATATACCCCTGCCGTTGCTCAATCAGGTCGCCTCTGAGGGTTTTGATTGGCATATCCCGGCACTGCGCCATGACTTGATCTGTTCATTGATTAAGAGCCTGCCAAAAAGTCTGCGGCGTAATTTTGTCCCTGCACCTAACTATGCTGATGCAGTGCTGGCTGCGATTGAACCGATGCAAGGGGGCTTTCTGGAGGCGCTGGCTAACCGCTTATTGCGCATGACAGGGGTTAAAGTTGATGTGGAAGCGTTTGATTTAAGTGCGCTGGAATCCCATCTAAAAATGCAGTTTCAGGTACTGGATGAACATAATAAGGTCATTGCTCATGGCTATGATCTGGATGTGCTCAAAGCCAAGTTACAAGGCAAAGTAACACAAACGCTGTCTAAGGTTGCTGAAAAGGGTATTGAGCAGGAAGGGCTTACCGAGTGGTCGTTTGGTGACTTGCCCAGTGAATACACCAAGAAGCAGGGGGGGTATGAGATCAAAGCTTTCCCTGCTCTGGTAGATAACGAGCAAAGTACATCAATCAGTTTGTTTGATCACCCTCTGAAGGCGCAACAGGCACATCGCCTTGGTTTACGACGACTGGTGATGCTGAATGTGCCTTCGCCGGTGAAGTATCTACAGCAGCATTTACCTAATAAAGCCAAACTGGGACTTTACTTTAATCCGTTCGGTAAAATTAACGATTTAATTGATGATTGTACCGCTGCGGGGATTGATGCCTTGCTGGGTGACTATAGTGCGATTCGTTCTGAACAGGACTTTGAACAAGCTAAAGAACATGTCCGGGCTGAACTTGGCGATAAAGTAGTGGAAATCGCATCTGCGGTTGAGCAGGTGCTGAGCATTGCTCATGGTATCAATAAGCGTATGAAGGGACGTGTGGATTTGACCATGATCACGGCGCATGGTGATATTAAATCTCAGCTTGAAAGCCTGATTTTTAAAGGGTTCGTTAGTCAGCATGGGGCACATAAGCTGCCGGATTTGCTGCGTTATATGAAAGCCATTGAAAAGCGTCTGGAGAAGCTGCCTGTTGACCCTAATCGGGACCGTTTATGTGTTCTGGAGCTTGAAAAAGTGGCGTCGGCCTATACCGATAAGTGTAACAAACAGCCAAAAGGGATCCCGATGCCGGCAACACTCGATGAGATTTTCTGGATGCAACAGGAACTTCGGGTGTCATTGTTTGCTCAAACACTAGGAACACCTTATCCGATTTCGGCAAAACGGATCACCAATGCGTTAAATGAGATCGAATAG
- a CDS encoding CBS domain-containing protein, translated as MQSVKVADYLNHRPVTFKADMRIESAVEKLLQSGQAGGPVIDDMQHVVGFLSEQDCIRTMLEATYQNESHSIVADVMNTEPLCVSPDDSILKLADRMTADKPKLYPVCDDDCRLVGVISRTNVLYAIDKHLHDTYESGNRFV; from the coding sequence ATGCAATCTGTCAAAGTAGCAGACTATCTTAATCATCGTCCGGTTACCTTTAAAGCGGACATGCGCATCGAGTCGGCAGTGGAAAAGTTACTACAAAGTGGTCAGGCCGGAGGCCCCGTGATTGATGATATGCAACACGTGGTGGGATTTCTGTCTGAACAGGACTGTATTCGCACTATGCTCGAAGCTACTTATCAGAACGAATCACACAGCATCGTGGCTGATGTGATGAATACCGAACCTTTGTGTGTGAGCCCGGACGACAGCATTTTGAAGCTGGCTGACAGAATGACCGCCGATAAACCCAAGTTATATCCTGTGTGCGATGATGACTGCCGTTTGGTAGGGGTGATCAGCCGCACTAATGTGTTGTACGCGATTGACAAGCATCTCCATGATACCTATGAGTCGGGCAATCGCTTTGTTTAA
- a CDS encoding isoaspartyl peptidase/L-asparaginase family protein has protein sequence MRRLLLTSSLLAALSTANPVFSAPAQSPIAIAIHGGAGTIERAKFTPQQEQAYRQTLQSAVEQGYAVLEQGGESLDAITTAIKVLENSPFFNAGKGAVYTYDGTHELDASIMDGRDRQAGAISGVTLIKNPIELARAVMEKSVHVMLSGEGAQEFAKREGVAFVNKDYFDTPHRYEAWQKARKKLEQAEQGIKDYQALHQQLPQQYKMGTVGAVALDKQGNLAAGTSTGGMTAKRFGRIGDSPIIGAGTFADNDSCAVSATGHGEYFIRYNVAADICARVQYQGKTVTQAGQDVIFGPMLKAGGTGGVIILDAQGNISMPFNTKGMYRASKSNTQPTYVGIFDDTKQP, from the coding sequence ATGCGCCGTTTATTACTTACTTCATCTTTACTTGCTGCATTAAGCACTGCAAATCCCGTTTTTTCAGCCCCAGCTCAATCACCCATTGCTATTGCAATCCATGGTGGCGCAGGCACAATTGAGCGTGCCAAATTTACGCCACAGCAGGAGCAGGCTTACCGGCAAACTTTGCAATCAGCCGTTGAGCAAGGGTATGCGGTTTTGGAACAAGGCGGTGAAAGCCTGGATGCAATTACGACCGCAATTAAGGTGCTGGAAAATTCCCCATTCTTTAACGCCGGAAAAGGCGCGGTATATACCTATGACGGCACGCATGAGCTGGATGCGTCGATTATGGATGGCCGGGATCGCCAGGCTGGCGCAATTTCGGGTGTGACGCTGATAAAAAATCCCATTGAGTTAGCCAGAGCGGTTATGGAGAAATCGGTGCACGTGATGCTCAGTGGTGAAGGTGCGCAAGAGTTTGCAAAGCGTGAAGGGGTTGCGTTCGTCAACAAGGACTATTTTGATACACCTCACCGCTATGAGGCCTGGCAAAAAGCGCGAAAGAAACTGGAGCAGGCAGAGCAGGGGATTAAGGATTATCAGGCTTTACATCAACAGCTACCACAGCAATACAAAATGGGCACTGTTGGGGCAGTGGCACTGGACAAACAGGGCAACCTCGCGGCAGGCACCTCAACTGGCGGGATGACGGCAAAACGATTTGGTCGTATCGGTGATTCACCGATCATTGGCGCAGGTACATTCGCGGACAATGACTCGTGTGCTGTCTCTGCGACTGGACATGGTGAGTATTTTATTCGTTATAACGTCGCGGCGGATATCTGCGCGCGGGTACAGTATCAGGGAAAAACAGTGACACAAGCGGGACAGGATGTAATTTTTGGCCCAATGCTTAAGGCAGGTGGTACCGGCGGAGTGATCATTTTAGATGCCCAGGGCAATATCAGCATGCCTTTTAATACCAAAGGAATGTATCGCGCCAGCAAATCTAACACGCAGCCCACCTATGTCGGTATTTTCGACGACACAAAGCAACCCTAA
- a CDS encoding SapC family protein has product MAEQQVQPLHNEKHANTKVKNGINVEFLKSQHLIPVVAHEFARVATEFPMAFVKNTESGQYQAVALFGLEPGENLFVQDGEWTAGIAPLAASRYPFGLVKHPEQDQYGIVIDEASPLVGEEEGNALFEDGKETEYLERRKEALVNFIEFSRVTEAFTQYLAEKDLLVQQTLTVEIAGEKKDINGIYLVDERKLNELSDEAYLELRKRGYLAPIFSFLTSTHQVGRLARLKAKRQAS; this is encoded by the coding sequence ATGGCGGAGCAACAAGTGCAGCCTTTACACAACGAAAAACATGCCAACACTAAAGTAAAAAATGGCATCAATGTAGAATTTTTAAAATCTCAGCACTTGATCCCGGTCGTTGCACACGAGTTTGCACGTGTAGCAACAGAATTCCCGATGGCATTTGTTAAGAATACAGAGAGCGGTCAATATCAGGCAGTTGCTTTATTTGGTCTTGAGCCAGGTGAAAACCTGTTTGTACAAGATGGCGAGTGGACTGCGGGTATCGCACCACTGGCTGCATCTCGTTACCCATTTGGTCTGGTTAAGCACCCAGAGCAAGATCAGTACGGCATCGTGATTGATGAAGCGAGTCCGCTGGTAGGTGAAGAAGAAGGCAATGCTTTGTTCGAAGACGGCAAAGAAACTGAGTACCTTGAGCGTCGTAAAGAAGCGCTGGTTAACTTCATCGAGTTCTCTCGCGTTACTGAAGCGTTCACACAATACCTGGCTGAGAAAGATCTGCTGGTACAACAGACCCTGACTGTTGAAATCGCTGGTGAAAAGAAAGACATCAACGGTATCTACCTAGTAGACGAGCGTAAGCTGAACGAACTGAGCGACGAAGCTTACCTTGAGCTGCGTAAGCGTGGCTACCTGGCACCTATCTTCTCTTTCCTGACTTCTACACATCAAGTTGGTCGTCTGGCACGCCTGAAAGCAAAGCGTCAGGCAAGCTAA
- a CDS encoding tryptophan halogenase family protein, giving the protein MQNAETKIKRIVIVGGGTAGWLAANHLAADASEDVSITLVESPDIPTIGVGEGTVPVIVDSLKKFGIRESDMFRLCDATFKNGIHFVGWNKPVNGQPHCYFHPFDDPNVNGVNLLPYWLHQLPGARARFDQSVSIQAHIALENKAPKLITNAEYERMINYAFHLDAGKFSALLSEHAIKNRQVNHVLDEVESVKLALDGSISGLQLRHGGLLEGDLFIDCSGFQSLLLGKALNTPFIDKSDVLFANHAVVTQVPYENEHEVPPYTISTAQQAGWIWDIGLQTRKGVGHVYSDQFMSHEQAHRDLSDYLGKPEDTVESRLIKMQVGYRSQAWVKNCIGIGLSQGFVEPLEATGLLVFDLAARMLSKRLPGERQEIPAIAQQFNQHMTHVWQSIVDFIKLHYCISDRDDSEFWRMNRLPESIPESLQHKLALWRNDIPNEYDFVSSLDVFRLENHLYVLYGMNYPSQCNYPSPQKLSQQEAMLKLVAQQQQKAGAMLETHSNLIAKAARYGFQRI; this is encoded by the coding sequence GTGCAAAATGCAGAAACTAAAATTAAGCGTATCGTCATTGTCGGTGGTGGCACTGCGGGTTGGCTGGCTGCCAATCATTTGGCCGCAGATGCGTCCGAGGATGTGAGCATCACATTAGTAGAGTCTCCTGACATTCCAACGATTGGTGTCGGGGAGGGGACTGTTCCGGTGATTGTTGATAGCCTGAAGAAGTTTGGTATTCGCGAGTCGGATATGTTTCGCCTGTGCGACGCTACGTTTAAAAATGGCATTCATTTTGTTGGCTGGAATAAGCCAGTTAACGGACAACCCCATTGCTATTTTCATCCATTTGACGATCCAAATGTGAACGGGGTGAATCTGTTGCCTTACTGGTTGCATCAGTTACCTGGAGCCAGGGCTCGTTTTGACCAAAGTGTTTCCATTCAGGCCCATATCGCGCTCGAAAACAAGGCGCCTAAGCTGATCACGAATGCTGAATATGAGCGTATGATTAATTATGCTTTTCACCTGGATGCTGGAAAATTCTCGGCATTGCTGTCAGAACATGCGATTAAAAACCGTCAGGTTAACCACGTGCTGGATGAGGTAGAATCGGTCAAGCTCGCACTGGATGGATCCATATCGGGATTGCAGCTGAGACATGGGGGCCTGCTTGAAGGCGACTTGTTTATTGATTGCAGCGGTTTCCAGTCTTTATTGCTTGGCAAAGCGCTAAATACCCCGTTTATTGATAAGAGTGACGTTCTCTTTGCCAATCATGCTGTGGTGACGCAAGTTCCTTATGAAAATGAGCATGAGGTGCCGCCTTATACTATTTCAACTGCTCAGCAGGCTGGCTGGATTTGGGACATTGGCCTGCAAACCCGTAAGGGAGTTGGTCATGTGTATAGCGATCAGTTTATGAGCCATGAACAGGCGCATCGTGACCTATCTGATTACCTCGGAAAACCAGAAGACACCGTCGAATCCCGGCTGATTAAAATGCAGGTGGGATATCGGTCGCAAGCCTGGGTGAAAAACTGTATTGGTATTGGGCTGTCCCAGGGTTTTGTTGAACCGCTGGAAGCAACCGGGCTATTAGTGTTTGATTTAGCGGCGAGAATGTTGTCAAAGCGTCTCCCTGGTGAACGTCAGGAAATCCCCGCAATTGCACAGCAGTTTAATCAGCATATGACACATGTCTGGCAGTCAATCGTTGACTTTATCAAACTTCATTACTGCATTTCTGATCGTGACGATAGTGAGTTTTGGCGTATGAACCGTTTGCCAGAATCGATCCCGGAATCGCTGCAACATAAACTGGCATTATGGCGTAATGACATTCCTAATGAGTATGATTTTGTCAGTAGTCTGGATGTGTTCAGATTGGAGAATCATCTGTACGTGTTGTATGGCATGAATTATCCCAGTCAATGCAATTACCCGTCGCCACAAAAACTGTCACAACAGGAAGCTATGCTGAAGCTGGTGGCCCAGCAGCAGCAAAAAGCTGGAGCAATGTTAGAGACGCACAGCAACCTGATTGCAAAAGCAGCAAGATATGGCTTTCAAAGAATTTAA